DNA sequence from the Drosophila sechellia strain sech25 chromosome 3L, ASM438219v1, whole genome shotgun sequence genome:
ccgcagcagcaacagcacatGCAACAGCCATCacagcagcagatgcagcagcaactcgcGCCTGTTGGCATACCGCAACCTCCATCTTGCCCGCTTTCGGAATCAGTCTATATCAAAAAGGAGCCCATGGAGGACTCGATGGACGCCACCTGTAATCAGAACAGCAACGAACCGCAGGACTTAAAGGTGAAGATCGAGATTAAAAACGAGGATGCATTGAAGCACAGTGCTGGAGGTCTGCCGCCTTCAGGCCCGTGTGCACCGCCTTCAGCTCTACATCCGCTATCCGGAGCTCCGGTAGAGAGCGGACAGGAGCCACTGCACCTGCAACACATGCCTCATGGACAAGTAACAACGCAACCGCCCCCTGGCTACCTAATTGATGGCCAGCTAAAGTATGGACCATCGGGACAAGGCGTGCCTCCACAGCCACCACAACTGCACAGCGATGCGGCTGGAGGAGTCAGCGGAGCACCACCTGGAACGCCGACCACGCCCCAGAAGTATCCGCCCGAGATGGAGATGAAGTTTGCTCCTCAGGATCTCAAGTATCCCCCACCGCCGTCTCTGGACGCACTCAAGTACAGCCAAGAGATGCAagctgcggcggcggcagcggctgctgctggcaaATACGATATGAAGTACATGATGGAGCAGCAGGGCAAGTACAACGTGGAGTTGTCAGCTGCACATCAGCCGCCGAGCAAGCCGGGCTACCAGGACTCGCTTAAGATACCCGATATTAAGCCCGGTTTCGGCCACCTGCCGCACAACGTTGGCTCTTCGCTTGACGCCGCCCATAAATACGGACCGCCGCCGACGTCGCAAGAGtcccagcaacagcagccccAGCCGCCGGCACATCAGATACCGCCGGGAGCAACTCCACCACCTGGTATCGCCATGCCCAAGCCGCACTACCAACACGATGTGCAAACGCCACCGTTGGGACGGCCCTTCGAGCCTACCGGACTAATGCTCAAGTATGGCGATCCCCTGGCAGCCAAATATGGCCCGCCACAGGATCTCAAGTACCCGATGCCTCCGGTTTCTCAGGCGGGACCAGCGGACGTAAAGCCTTATGGCGGCGAGAATTTGATCAAGTCCTCACCGTACGGACCGCCGCCGGAGAGTCCTATCGATGCCTCTGCGCGCTCTACACCTGGTCAGGACAGCCAGGGCAGCAATAGCAATTCACAGCCGCCCTCAATGCCTCCGCAACCGCAGCAGTTCCAGTCGCCGCATCCCTCGCCGCATATGCCTTCGCCAGCAGGAGGTGGGCTACCACCGGGAATGCATCCGCAAAATCTCATCCACGGCCCGCCACCAGGTGCAGCAGGTGGCAGTGGCCCCCAGCCGCCTCCACCGCCCACATCACTGCACCAGCCCATGCCTACGTCTGCAGGTCCACCCAGTCTGCAACATGGACTACATCCTGGCCACCAGCACTCACAACTGTCTGCGGCATCATCGATGCCGCCGAGCTCGATTGGAATTCCTCCGACGCTCTCGACTATGGCGCCCTCGCACATGCACCCGCACCTTCATCCACATGCGCATCTGCAGGGTCTCCATCGGCCGCACGATCTGCCGCCTAGTATGCATCCACATGCTCCCATGCCGCTGTCGTTGCAGGGGCACCCGCAGCACGGACATGGATTGCCGCCCTCGCACACAtctcagcaacagcagcagcagcaacaacaacagcccgGCGGACCAGCTGGCACGGTGCGAACTCCGTCACCAGCCCAGCAGCCGCCGAGATCCATGCACGATCCGCAATCGTCTCGAGAGCCGCCCACATCGCAGCCCTCGACCACTATGGCAGGATCGAGTGGTCCGGGTGGACCACCGCCGCAACAGTCGCCACATGCGCATCGCACATCACCGTTGCCAGGGCTCGCGGGTAGTGGTCCTCCACCTCCGGGACTCATCGGTCATCCGATGGCCATACACCCGCACCTGGCCCACTTGCCGCCCGGACATCCGGCTCACGCAGCGCTGGCCCATCCTGGACACCATCTGCTGTCGCACTCGATAGCGGGCTTGGGTCCTGGCGGTGGACCCATCGCGTTGCTGGCCGGACCCGGTGGGCTTGGAGGTATTCCAGAGTCCGCTCTTAGTCGCCGCACCCCGCCCTCACACCTGCCGCACTCGCATGCTTCTTCGGCCCCACTGACGGCTCACTCGGTGGCAAGTATGACGTCCACCAGTATGTCGCTGACCACCAGCACGGTGCCATCGTCCGCCTTTAGCCGCGCCAGTCCCAGCGTACAGATCTCGAGCAGTGGAGGAGGACCTTCAGGCCCCGGAAGCGTTGGACCTGGAGGATTGCCAAACTCAtcggcagcggcagctgctgcggcagcTGCTCATCGGGCAGCTTCTCCGGCATCCAGCGTAAGCAGCCTAAGTCGGCAGAGTCCGCTGCATCCGGTGCCGCAGTCGCCGCTCAGCCATCATCCCTCGTCATCTGCGTTAtccgccgcagcagctgctgtGGCGGAGCGGGATCGACATGCGCTGATGCGCCAGCAATCGCCACACATGACTCCACCTCCGGTGTCCAACGCCTCTTTAATGGCGAGTCCTCTAAGCAAGATGTACGCTCCACAGCCGGGTCAGAGGGGCTTGGGAACATCACCGCCACCGCATTTGCGGCCAGGAGCATCACCACCGGTCATTCGCCACCCGCAGATGCCTCTACCGTTGCCACTGATTGCGCCCGGCGGAGGAATCCCGCAGATTGGAGTGCATCCGGGTCAGTCACCGTATCCGCACCCGCTACTGCATCCCTCGGTATTCTATTCGCCGCATCACCATCCATTTAATTCGCCATACGGCTATGCGCCCTATGGTCCTGGATTCCCGGCATACATGAAGCCGCCACCACAGCCAGGACAGCTCGATCCGGCAGCCGTGATGGCGGCCCACCATGCTGGATTGCAAGGACCACCGCCCCAGCAAATGCGCCAGGACGAGCAGAATGCGGCCGCCGCTGCACAAGCAGCTGCTGAGAAACAACACCAAgcggctgcagcagcggcagcccAGCAGCACAAGGCGCCGCAACAACAACCGCCTGGCGGAATGCCACCCAACAAACCGCCAACGCCAAAGACGCCACAGGGTCCGGGCGGTGGAATGCCCCCAGGAATGGGTGGACCGGGAACACCGACGGGACTGCCGCCAGGTGCCTATCCTGGCAGCCATATGCCGGGATATCCACAAGGGACGCCTCATGGTTCACCCTTTGCGCCACAAGATGGTCAGCCTCACGGCCTGAAGCCCACATCGCACATGGACGCCCTGCGAGCCCACGCACACTCAGCCAACTCGGCGGGAATGGGCGGTGGACACCATCCTACGGAGCCATGTAAGATAGACACCCAAGAAATGAGAATTAGGGTGTATCTAATAATATGTCTAATTTCAGTGCCCATTGATATTGAACCGGATCCAGAGCCAGAGATTCCCAGTCCAACGCACAACATACCACGTGGTCCCAGTCCCGAAGCAAAACCGGACGACACCGAATGCCATCGCTCTCAGTCTGCCATGTAAGTGATATGCCAAGCCGTCTCGTATTTCTGCTCTCAAAGtgttatataaataataatataatttgataATTTTATAGATTTGTGCGCCACATCGATCGTGGGGATTACAATTCGTGCACGAGAACAGATTTGATCTTCAAGCCGGTGGCCGACTCAAAGTTGGCCCGCAAGCGTGAAGAACGCGACCGCAAGCTGGCCGAAAAGGAGCGTGAGCGGCGACAGGTAAGTGAAGATGTTATTTATAAGGTTACCCAAGCTAATATCATTTGTAATCctacacagcagcagcagcaacaacaacagcagcagcaacaacagcaagcaGCGGCCGCGCAACAGGCGGCACAGCAAGCCAAGATGAAGGCGGAGCTGAAGCCACCGTATGCGGATACACCGGCACTGCGTCAACTGTCCGAGTACGCTCGTCCCCACGTCGCCTTCAGGTGAGTTTCAGGAGATGgaggaaccacttttcgcCGAGTTTTACGTCTGGTGCTAGGATTTTGTTCAGTTCTCTTCTGCCGTTTGCCTTCTCTTAACTCCATTTGGGAGTCCACCAAGTCGCGTTCGATGATTGTAATTATTTCCATTCGATTCAATTTCAGTCCTGTTGAGCAGATGGTGCCATATCATCATCCAATGGGCCCCATGTACAGAGAGAGGTACAGTACCAAAGCCTGACAAACCCTGTCTTCAATGCGAAAGCCATCTCACATATCCCAACACACAACCATTAACCCTCTCACGCCTCATAAATTCCAACCACAACTCAATATTCATCATTCCCCCATTTCTCCCTTACATAAACAATACCATTGGGGATCTCTGGACTAACCTCTAATCTTTTATCATATTGAATTGAGATGtaacaaaaattaatcaatGATTAGCGGTGTTATGTCAAAGGGATTCTAAAGAGCATCTTCATTTTCCTGCTTTAATACCCCCCAGCTTTTAACGAATTCGGTATCTTGAGCGCACGTCCAAAATTATGCTTCAGCTCTTTATAATTTGCAATTTCGTTTACTCCACGCTTTGAATAACCCTTACCAAAAACACAAAGATCCCAATATAACCAGCATTCGATCCAGATTCCAGGTTCatattaacattttattaCTTGCAGGGAACTGGAGGAGATCAAAAACGCACAAGCTGCTGCGGCGAGTCAATCCCGACTAGATCCGCACTGGATGGAATACTATCGACGGTTGGTTAAGGCTTGTTGATTAATTAAAGATGATTTTAACTGTATAGATTACTTTTATCCTGTTCCAATAGCGGCATCCACCCCTCGCAGTTCCCGCTGTATGCGAATCCGGCGATATCGCAGATGGAGAGGGAGCGTCTGGGAATTCCACCTCCGCACCATGTGGGGTTGGACCCGGGCGAGCACATGGTGCGTATGGTAGGCTACACTTCTTTATTATTCCACTCGACTCATATTCACAAAATCAATCGTATTTGGAACGTCAAGCGATCGAACCGCAAAACCGAACCAATCACTATGTCCACTTGTTGTCAGCTCACCTGTTAACCAGTCCAGTACCCGCATAAAACCCAAGCACGTGTCCCGTCATGCCGTTCATGTTCTGTGCTAACCATTATTTGCCATGCCATGCTTTTTGCCCATCTCGATGGGGCACctaaccaaaaaccaaaccaaaatcgaatcgaaaccGACATGTGTCGCCATCTAACCCGCATTACGCATAGTTACATACAACTTTCTATATCTTCTATTGGCGCCAACGCCCACGCAGCACTGGCTCTTTTGAAACTTTCTACGATATTCGATAATTTTCAGATACGATTGACGAGAGAATATCATGCACACTCTCATACTCATTTACATTTGCCTTTGCATCCACAGCCGCAACCACCGGAGGCCGGTTTCCAACTGCCACGTGAGTTTGTATAGCCCTTGAGGTTTTCGCCATATTTAATAGACTACAGGGGCCACATTAATAACTAATTCATCTCTTCTCTTCACATCACATTTCAGCGAATGTTGGCCAGTATCCGCGGCCAAATATGCTTATACCTAGGGAGCCGCACTCGGATGTCCTGCTGCGCATGTCCTATGCCGACCAACTACAGGTTTCCCAATTCCCTTATCCACATCCTAACTCATTAATTACATATATACAGTATTTACAGGCCGCCGAGTTCCAGCGACAGTCCCTGCACGATCAGTACTTTAGGTGAGTGTTCTCTTAGCCATACAAATAGAGGGTCTACAACTCGACGGTGGGTGATCTGCAAAATCTTTTGTATTTTACTGAAAGATGTGGTCTTCAATCTGAAATACATAAATACGAATCTGACAAGGGTATCAAAATTCGAGATAGGCTCATCCACCCCATTATAATATAGTTTATCCATCGTTTTCTTGTTGCTTATGTTGCCATTATGTTtctgtttccgtttccgtttgaTCATCGCCCGCTCTTCTCATCCCCACAGACAACGGCCCAGATAAGTGGACAGACAGCAATTGTAGAGAGCAAGCAACTGAACAAAGACAATACTCGGGCCGCGGCCGTGAGGAACTGCTTTGTGTGATTTTTGTGTTCAAGCGTttacattttgttttccaCACGCACAACCCCACATACtcaccacaaaaaaaaacatcaacatCATCTGCAGAGACGACGTCAACGTATATGGCTCAAGAATCCAGAAACCAGAAAACCAAGCGACTCAAAGTTGCGCAACGCCTTGTCACGTTTTTATGTAAAAAGTTAGTAAGCCTTTTTTGATTTAACTCATCCGTAGGCCTGATATCGTCTTGTTTAACATTTAATCTCAAGATTTTGTCGTACTCGATCTAATATTGTATTTTGGTAAACAGGAATCAGCTGCGTTAATCGGGAGTGGTTCGTCGATTGTTCCGGCTGCACACAGCACACTTCACACCAGACACTCACTGACCAAGGCATCCAGAATCAAAAAGCAGAAACCAACTacaaaactaaactaaacaaaacagGACACGATGGTCGCAATATCTTAAGTATCCTCTTCATAGTGTATAGTGTTAAATTCTTAAACGTAAGCGAGATATGGAGCATGTTAAATACGGTCTAGACTTATTAAGGCAATGGAACAAAATCGAACTTGGCACACAAATTTTTATGGAGGTTTTCAAAcagcttatatatatatgtatatgaatgTGCTACACTTCGACAAAAACTATCTAGTAAGCTCCACAAATCAATTGATTTAGACACGATGATAACtaagcaaaaccaaaacacaAACTCACCAGCACTTGCTGCAGGAGACAAGGTACATAAATTAGTATAGACAAAGGATTAAGGATAGACGAATCGTGCGTTCATATATATTCGAGAGTACTGTACAAATGGATTCGGAGATAGTTTTCTTTTTACGACACAGTTTGGCACTCTACGCATTAGAGATACGcctaatattatttaaatgtatttactTCCAGGAACAATTGAACTATGTACGGTTTATATGTGCTTGCTGCTTTCGACTTTTTAgctaaaataaaatggaaaacgaATCACGCCAATGCCTAGATTTCGCTTTTTATATGTAGTCCCTGTTTGTGTTAGCCTAGCCAGCAGCTTTGCCTACCAACTAACTGCTactcattatttattattttgctaTGACTAGAGTATTATAGGGGTTGGGAGATGAAAGTTTTGTAAAAAGTGCATAAAAAATAACGAAATAATTATATGGGTATTATGTAAATGATTTGATGCTGCTCTCAAGCCCAAAAGCACGGCGTTCGATGTTTGTGACGTGCCAGCATTTGAAGCAGCTGCAATTTTGAGTGCTTAATTTATATTAGTAATTTATACAATTATTATACGCTAAATCATGCATTGAATACAcacaatatttaaaatgataGTATGTAAGGCCAACAAACCGCTAAGGTGGATGGATTCAATGGCAAACGAAAGTGTGAATTATACTAAACAAAAAGAGGAACACAaagtaaacatatttttaaatacagttttttatttcacATTTTGAATATACACattgatataaatatattgtagCTATATACTAATTATGGAAGTTTATCGTAGGAGTCTTGCAAGCATATTCAATGGCACACAAAcgacaaaaaacaaaaaaaataatacaagaTTTGGCGTAGTTAACAtttaagaaatgtaaagtaaagatccatacatatttatatatatatacaaaaaaaaaaaaacaaacaaatgcagCTATATTATTGCAGCTATAttactaaataaattataaaacagaaaatcaCACTGAAaagataaattattaaaacctGTAAAAACtaagtaaaacaaaataaaattagttACATTAGTTACCAAATCCCAGAAAACATTCTCTGCTTTCACACGCATCGGTAAATTCTTTTTTcgtttaataaatttaatggaAAAGGTTACTAAGTGGGATATCGACAAGAGATTCGAGCGGAATTCTTTTCAGGaatatgaataatattaaataaaacaacattttcatttgcagaTATTCAGTATAACAGTTTATTTTTGCTAAGTCATATTCTATAAATCCTATTAACTTAGGGGATCTTATTGTAGACCTAACATAGTTGAATAAA
Encoded proteins:
- the LOC6604879 gene encoding arginine-glutamic acid dipeptide repeats protein isoform X16; its protein translation is MAASTQGEIRVGPGHQVNDVYAKLPDYNPISSFPIDKETDERELEESRWSPGVVADGDLLMFLRAARSMAAFQGMCDGGLEDGCLAASRDDTTINALDVLHDSGYDPGKALQALVKCPVSKGIDKKWTEDETKKFIKGLRQFGKNFFRIHKDLLPHKDTPELVEFYYLWKKTPGANNNRPHRRRRQSALRRNRVTRANNSNSNTPPKKEDTPEPQTATTATAAATAASETASRSSPAVSKEENSSLTEDDASECDSDSSLTHKRDESPSRMRTRNKQQNNNSSTSSVNNTAGNGGGNATSISSGSTGGGAAGGNSSSKDQSANAVANGKRPKRGSETPDVSGGASVDSPKTPTKAVAESSANKRKGGKQDTPNKKKRTEQESNEPSAHEENAIKEKRKRPDSPVESMNSDSRPDSVLDDGESNTTDTTTAEQQSTKDSKETVSCKEEREMVTNDLEAKTEEKAIKAEALAEDSKDSAIKNMDEETNIQAPTSAETSLVDGPNPNALPSPVAAPITMKVPTIATVEALNASVDRKEAIEKMESCDSDPEMLKKLATIKQEVSPQQQQHMQQPSQQQMQQQLAPVGIPQPPSCPLSESVYIKKEPMEDSMDATCNQNSNEPQDLKVKIEIKNEDALKHSAGGLPPSGPCAPPSALHPLSGAPVESGQEPLHLQHMPHGQVTTQPPPGYLIDGQLKYGPSGQGVPPQPPQLHSDAAGGVSGAPPGTPTTPQKYPPEMEMKFAPQDLKYPPPPSLDALKYSQEMQAAAAAAAAAGKYDMKYMMEQQGKYNVELSAAHQPPSKPGYQDSLKIPDIKPGFGHLPHNVGSSLDAAHKYGPPPTSQESQQQQPQPPAHQIPPGATPPPGIAMPKPHYQHDVQTPPLGRPFEPTGLMLKYGDPLAAKYGPPQDLKYPMPPVSQAGPADVKPYGGENLIKSSPYGPPPESPIDASARSTPGQDSQGSNSNSQPPSMPPQPQQFQSPHPSPHMPSPAGGGLPPGMHPQNLIHGPPPGAAGGSGPQPPPPPTSLHQPMPTSAGPPSLQHGLHPGHQHSQLSAASSMPPSSIGIPPTLSTMAPSHMHPHLHPHAHLQGLHRPHDLPPSMHPHAPMPLSLQGHPQHGHGLPPSHTSQQQQQQQQQQPGGPAGTVRTPSPAQQPPRSMHDPQSSREPPTSQPSTTMAGSSGPGGPPPQQSPHAHRTSPLPGLAGSGPPPPGLIGHPMAIHPHLAHLPPGHPAHAALAHPGHHLLSHSIAGLGPGGGPIALLAGPGGLGGIPESALSRRTPPSHLPHSHASSAPLTAHSVASMTSTSMSLTTSTVPSSAFSRASPSVQISSSGGGPSGPGSVGPGGLPNSSAAAAAAAAAHRAASPASSVSSLSRQSPLHPVPQSPLSHHPSSSALSAAAAAVAERDRHALMRQQSPHMTPPPVSNASLMASPLSKMYAPQPGQRGLGTSPPPHLRPGASPPVIRHPQMPLPLPLIAPGGGIPQIGVHPGQSPYPHPLLHPSVFYSPHHHPFNSPYGYAPYGPGFPAYMKPPPQPGQLDPAAVMAAHHAGLQGPPPQQMRQDEQNAAAAAQAAAEKQHQAAAAAAAQQHKAPQQQPPGGMPPNKPPTPKTPQGPGGGMPPGMGGPGTPTGLPPGAYPGSHMPGYPQGTPHGSPFAPQDGQPHGLKPTSHMDALRAHAHSANSAGMGGGHHPTEPLPIDIEPDPEPEIPSPTHNIPRGPSPEAKPDDTECHRSQSAIFVRHIDRGDYNSCTRTDLIFKPVADSKLARKREERDRKLAEKERERRQQQQQQQQQQQQQQAAAAQQAAQQAKMKAELKPPYADTPALRQLSEYARPHVAFRELEEIKNAQAAAASQSRLDPHWMEYYRRGIHPSQFPLYANPAISQMERERLGIPPPHHVGLDPGEHMVRMPQPPEAGFQLPPNVGQYPRPNMLIPREPHSDVLLRMSYADQLQAAEFQRQSLHDQYFRQRPR
- the LOC6604879 gene encoding arginine-glutamic acid dipeptide repeats protein isoform X8 → MAASTQGEIRVGPGHQAKLPDYNPISSFPIDKETDERELEESRWSPGVVADGDLLMFLRAARSMAAFQGMCDGGLEDGCLAASRDDTTINALDVLHDSGYDPGKALQALVKCPVSKGIDKKWTEDETKKFIKGLRQFGKNFFRIHKDLLPHKDTPELVEFYYLWKKTPGANNNRPHRRRRQSALRRNRVTRANNSNSNTPPKKEDTPEPQTATTATAAATAASETASRSSPAVSKEENSSLTEDDASECDSDSSLTHKRDESPSRMRTRNKQQNNNSSTSSVNNTAGNGGGNATSISSGSTGGGAAGGNSSSKDQSANAVANGKRPKRGSETPDVSGGASVDSPKTPTKAVAESSANKRKGGKQDTPNKKKRTEQESNEPSAHEENAIKEKRKRPDSPVESMNSDSRPDSVLDDGESNTTDTTTAEQQSTKDSKETVSCKEEREMVTNDLEAKTEEKAIKAEALAEDSKDSAIKNMDEETNIQAPTSAETSLVDGPNPNALPSPVAAPITMKVPTIATVEALNASVDRKEAIEKMESCDSDPEMLKKLATIKQEVSPQQQQHMQQPSQQQMQQQLAPVGIPQPPSCPLSESVYIKKEPMEDSMDATCNQNSNEPQDLKVKIEIKNEDALKHSAGGLPPSGPCAPPSALHPLSGAPVESGQEPLHLQHMPHGQVTTQPPPGYLIDGQLKYGPSGQGVPPQPPQLHSDAAGGVSGAPPGTPTTPQKYPPEMEMKFAPQDLKYPPPPSLDALKYSQEMQAAAAAAAAAGKYDMKYMMEQQGKYNVELSAAHQPPSKPGYQDSLKIPDIKPGFGHLPHNVGSSLDAAHKYGPPPTSQESQQQQPQPPAHQIPPGATPPPGIAMPKPHYQHDVQTPPLGRPFEPTGLMLKYGDPLAAKYGPPQDLKYPMPPVSQAGPADVKPYGGENLIKSSPYGPPPESPIDASARSTPGQDSQGSNSNSQPPSMPPQPQQFQSPHPSPHMPSPAGGGLPPGMHPQNLIHGPPPGAAGGSGPQPPPPPTSLHQPMPTSAGPPSLQHGLHPGHQHSQLSAASSMPPSSIGIPPTLSTMAPSHMHPHLHPHAHLQGLHRPHDLPPSMHPHAPMPLSLQGHPQHGHGLPPSHTSQQQQQQQQQQPGGPAGTVRTPSPAQQPPRSMHDPQSSREPPTSQPSTTMAGSSGPGGPPPQQSPHAHRTSPLPGLAGSGPPPPGLIGHPMAIHPHLAHLPPGHPAHAALAHPGHHLLSHSIAGLGPGGGPIALLAGPGGLGGIPESALSRRTPPSHLPHSHASSAPLTAHSVASMTSTSMSLTTSTVPSSAFSRASPSVQISSSGGGPSGPGSVGPGGLPNSSAAAAAAAAAHRAASPASSVSSLSRQSPLHPVPQSPLSHHPSSSALSAAAAAVAERDRHALMRQQSPHMTPPPVSNASLMASPLSKMYAPQPGQRGLGTSPPPHLRPGASPPVIRHPQMPLPLPLIAPGGGIPQIGVHPGQSPYPHPLLHPSVFYSPHHHPFNSPYGYAPYGPGFPAYMKPPPQPGQLDPAAVMAAHHAGLQGPPPQQMRQDEQNAAAAAQAAAEKQHQAAAAAAAQQHKAPQQQPPGGMPPNKPPTPKTPQGPGGGMPPGMGGPGTPTGLPPGAYPGSHMPGYPQGTPHGSPFAPQDGQPHGLKPTSHMDALRAHAHSANSAGMGGGHHPTEPLPIDIEPDPEPEIPSPTHNIPRGPSPEAKPDDTECHRSQSAIFVRHIDRGDYNSCTRTDLIFKPVADSKLARKREERDRKLAEKERERRQQQQQQQQQQQQQQAAAAQQAAQQAKMKAELKPPYADTPALRQLSEYARPHVAFSPVEQMVPYHHPMGPMYRERELEEIKNAQAAAASQSRLDPHWMEYYRRGIHPSQFPLYANPAISQMERERLGIPPPHHVGLDPGEHMVRMIRLTREYHAHSHTHLHLPLHPQPQPPEAGFQLPPNVGQYPRPNMLIPREPHSDVLLRMSYADQLQYLQAAEFQRQSLHDQYFRQRPR
- the LOC6604879 gene encoding arginine-glutamic acid dipeptide repeats protein isoform X5 encodes the protein MAASTQGEIRVGPGHQVNDVYAKLPDYNPISSFPIDKETDERELEESRWSPGVVADGDLLMFLRAARSMAAFQGMCDGGLEDGCLAASRDDTTINALDVLHDSGYDPGKALQALVKCPVSKGIDKKWTEDETKKFIKGLRQFGKNFFRIHKDLLPHKDTPELVEFYYLWKKTPGANNNRPHRRRRQSALRRNRVTRANNSNSNTPPKKEDTPEPQTATTATAAATAASETASRSSPAVSKEENSSLTEDDASECDSDSSLTHKRDESPSRMRTRNKQQNNNSSTSSVNNTAGNGGGNATSISSGSTGGGAAGGNSSSKDQSANAVANGKRPKRGSETPDVSGGASVDSPKTPTKAVAESSANKRKGGKQDTPNKKKRTEQESNEPSAHEENAIKEKRKRPDSPVESMNSDSRPDSVLDDGESNTTDTTTAEQQSTKDSKETVSCKEEREMVTNDLEAKTEEKAIKAEALAEDSKDSAIKNMDEETNIQAPTSAETSLVDGPNPNALPSPVAAPITMKVPTIATVEALNASVDRKEAIEKMESCDSDPEMLKKLATIKQEVSPQQQQHMQQPSQQQMQQQLAPVGIPQPPSCPLSESVYIKKEPMEDSMDATCNQNSNEPQDLKVKIEIKNEDALKHSAGGLPPSGPCAPPSALHPLSGAPVESGQEPLHLQHMPHGQVTTQPPPGYLIDGQLKYGPSGQGVPPQPPQLHSDAAGGVSGAPPGTPTTPQKYPPEMEMKFAPQDLKYPPPPSLDALKYSQEMQAAAAAAAAAGKYDMKYMMEQQGKYNVELSAAHQPPSKPGYQDSLKIPDIKPGFGHLPHNVGSSLDAAHKYGPPPTSQESQQQQPQPPAHQIPPGATPPPGIAMPKPHYQHDVQTPPLGRPFEPTGLMLKYGDPLAAKYGPPQDLKYPMPPVSQAGPADVKPYGGENLIKSSPYGPPPESPIDASARSTPGQDSQGSNSNSQPPSMPPQPQQFQSPHPSPHMPSPAGGGLPPGMHPQNLIHGPPPGAAGGSGPQPPPPPTSLHQPMPTSAGPPSLQHGLHPGHQHSQLSAASSMPPSSIGIPPTLSTMAPSHMHPHLHPHAHLQGLHRPHDLPPSMHPHAPMPLSLQGHPQHGHGLPPSHTSQQQQQQQQQQPGGPAGTVRTPSPAQQPPRSMHDPQSSREPPTSQPSTTMAGSSGPGGPPPQQSPHAHRTSPLPGLAGSGPPPPGLIGHPMAIHPHLAHLPPGHPAHAALAHPGHHLLSHSIAGLGPGGGPIALLAGPGGLGGIPESALSRRTPPSHLPHSHASSAPLTAHSVASMTSTSMSLTTSTVPSSAFSRASPSVQISSSGGGPSGPGSVGPGGLPNSSAAAAAAAAAHRAASPASSVSSLSRQSPLHPVPQSPLSHHPSSSALSAAAAAVAERDRHALMRQQSPHMTPPPVSNASLMASPLSKMYAPQPGQRGLGTSPPPHLRPGASPPVIRHPQMPLPLPLIAPGGGIPQIGVHPGQSPYPHPLLHPSVFYSPHHHPFNSPYGYAPYGPGFPAYMKPPPQPGQLDPAAVMAAHHAGLQGPPPQQMRQDEQNAAAAAQAAAEKQHQAAAAAAAQQHKAPQQQPPGGMPPNKPPTPKTPQGPGGGMPPGMGGPGTPTGLPPGAYPGSHMPGYPQGTPHGSPFAPQDGQPHGLKPTSHMDALRAHAHSANSAGMGGGHHPTEPLPIDIEPDPEPEIPSPTHNIPRGPSPEAKPDDTECHRSQSAIFVRHIDRGDYNSCTRTDLIFKPVADSKLARKREERDRKLAEKERERRQQQQQQQQQQQQQQAAAAQQAAQQAKMKAELKPPYADTPALRQLSEYARPHVAFSPVEQMVPYHHPMGPMYRERELEEIKNAQAAAASQSRLDPHWMEYYRRGIHPSQFPLYANPAISQMERERLGIPPPHHVGLDPGEHMVRMIRLTREYHAHSHTHLHLPLHPQPQPPEAGFQLPPNVGQYPRPNMLIPREPHSDVLLRMSYADQLQAAEFQRQSLHDQYFRQRPR